The following are encoded together in the Ovis canadensis isolate MfBH-ARS-UI-01 breed Bighorn chromosome 2, ARS-UI_OviCan_v2, whole genome shotgun sequence genome:
- the CNOT9 gene encoding CCR4-NOT transcription complex subunit 9 isoform X2, with translation MLWHSFGTIAALLQEIVNIYPSINPPTLTAHQSNRVCNALALLQCVASHPETRSAFLAAHIPLFLYPFLHTVSKTRPFEYLRLTSLGVIGALVKTDEQEVINFLLTTEIIPLCLRIMESGSELSKTVATFILQKILLDDTGLAYICQTYERFSHVAMILGKMVLQLSKEPSARLLKHVVRCYLRLSDNPRAREALRQCLPDQLKDTTFAQVLKDDTTTKRWLAQLVKNLQEGQVTDPRGIPLPPQ, from the exons gaaattgtaaatatttatccaTCTATCAACCCACCCACCTTGACAGCACACCAGTCTAACAGAGTTTGCAATGCCCTAGCATTACTGCAATGTGTGGCATCACACCCAGAAACCAG gtcaGCATTTCTTGCAGCACACATCCCACTTTTTTTATACCCCTTTTTGCACACTGTCAGCAAAACACGACCCTTTGAGTATCTTCGGCTAACCAGTCTTGGAGTTATTG GGGCTCTGGTGAAAACAGATGAGCAAGAAGTAATCAACTTTCTATTGACAACAGAAATTATCCCTTTGTGTTTGCGAATTATGGAATCTGGAAGTGAACTTTCTAAAACG GTTGCCACATTTATCCTCCAGAAGATCCTCTTAGATGACACTGGTTTGGCTTATATATGTCAGACATATGAGCGTTTCTCCCATGTCGCCATGATCTTG GGTAAGATGGTCCTGCAGCTATCCAAAGAACCTTCCGCCCGTTTGCTGAAGCATGTAGTAAGATGTTACCTTCGACTCTCAGATAACCCCAG GGCACGTGAAGCACTCAGGCAGTGTCTCCCTGACCAGCTGAAGGATACGACCTTCGCCCAGGTGCTAAAAGATGACACCACCACCAAACGCTGGCTTGCACAACTGGTGAAGAACCTGCAAGAGGGTCAGGTCACTGATCCCCGGGGGATTCCCCTGCCCCCTCAGTGA